One part of the Romeriopsis navalis LEGE 11480 genome encodes these proteins:
- a CDS encoding ABC transporter permease subunit produces the protein MAQRNLFVLTVIVLVLAYGLCRWLTQGRFGNLLIAIRDDEARVRFSGYNPTSFKTLVFAISGALAGIAGALYTVQSGIVSPQYMAIAFSIEMVIWVAVGGRGTLVGAIIGAVIVNWAGSLLSEQFPEIWLFFQGAMFLFVVTLLPQGLVGWFQEQWATKFRSVLGKPIPVSTYPRLETDPEVARERENLSN, from the coding sequence GTGGCCCAACGCAATTTATTCGTCCTCACCGTCATCGTTTTGGTCTTGGCCTACGGGCTGTGCCGCTGGCTCACCCAGGGACGCTTTGGCAACTTGTTGATTGCGATTCGGGATGATGAAGCGCGGGTGCGTTTCTCCGGGTACAACCCCACGAGCTTTAAAACCCTGGTCTTCGCGATTTCTGGGGCCTTAGCGGGCATCGCGGGTGCCCTCTACACCGTGCAATCCGGCATTGTTTCACCGCAATATATGGCCATCGCCTTTTCGATTGAGATGGTAATTTGGGTCGCAGTCGGGGGACGCGGCACCTTAGTCGGGGCCATTATTGGCGCCGTTATCGTCAACTGGGCCGGCAGTTTGCTCAGTGAGCAGTTCCCCGAAATTTGGCTGTTTTTCCAAGGGGCAATGTTCCTCTTTGTCGTAACGCTGTTACCGCAAGGACTCGTGGGTTGGTTCCAGGAGCAATGGGCCACCAAATTCCGATCGGTGCTGGGTAAACCGATCCCCGTCAGCACTTAT
- a CDS encoding ABC transporter permease subunit: MMIATRQQRRAKKSPWVEVGIVMAIALAAIVILPLALPAFRLKLFGRFFSLAIAALGIDLIWGYTGLLSLGHGIFFALGGYAIAMFLKLQLPDGQLPEFFTLYGVKELPWFWEPFHSLPFTLIALWLIPMIVSGLLGYLVFRNRIRGVYFSILTQAMLLVFYNFFNGQQKLINGTNGLKPRRPSYLVYCSVPMWPNAIYSSSPSSFWSWPTGCAAGSPRDALATC, translated from the coding sequence ATGATGATTGCAACTCGACAACAACGCCGCGCCAAAAAATCACCTTGGGTCGAAGTGGGTATCGTCATGGCGATCGCCCTCGCCGCCATCGTGATTCTGCCCTTGGCGCTCCCAGCGTTTCGCCTCAAACTCTTTGGCCGTTTCTTCTCGCTGGCGATCGCTGCCTTGGGGATCGATTTAATCTGGGGTTATACCGGCTTGCTTAGCCTCGGTCATGGCATCTTTTTTGCTTTGGGGGGATATGCGATCGCCATGTTCCTGAAGCTACAGCTGCCGGACGGACAACTGCCAGAATTTTTCACCTTATACGGGGTGAAGGAACTACCTTGGTTCTGGGAACCATTTCACTCCTTGCCGTTTACGCTGATCGCACTGTGGCTGATTCCGATGATTGTGTCGGGGTTATTGGGCTATTTAGTCTTCCGCAACCGGATTCGGGGAGTCTATTTCTCGATTTTGACCCAGGCTATGTTGCTGGTGTTTTACAACTTCTTCAACGGCCAGCAGAAGCTGATTAACGGCACCAACGGGTTGAAACCGAGACGGCCAAGCTATTTGGTGTATTGCTCGGTTCCGATGTGGCCCAACGCAATTTATTCGTCCTCACCGTCATCGTTTTGGTCTTGGCCTACGGGCTGTGCCGCTGGCTCACCCAGGGACGCTTTGGCAACTTGTTGA
- a CDS encoding ABC transporter permease subunit, translating to MSLFISSLFDGVSIGAVLLMSALGLAIVFGLMGVINLAHGEMMMLGAYTTYVVQNVAKGWGEPWTTLYVFPALFLAFGVAALAGLILERGVIRFLYGRPLETLLATWGISLILRESVRSATWGMAAGIGIFSTIFLGTQWFLGRTRAVGTKISNRLRALLFGIAGGVSIAISQILLSQGTRSFWGKSWFGKRNIDVTPPAWLRGSLKLGDLNFPYARLFIIILMIVCVIGTYWFLQKSRWGLRIRAVTQNREMSSCLGIPTNTVDALTFALGSGLAGIAGCAVTFLGSVGPNLGSNYIVDAFMVVVVGGVGKLVGTIVASMIIGVTSYLIGSGTIPFVLSSWNAELFKPVIDVMNFFATSSMAKVLIFALIILFLQVRPAGLFPQKGRSVDA from the coding sequence GTGTCGCTGTTTATTAGTAGCCTCTTTGATGGGGTGAGTATTGGGGCCGTTTTGCTGATGTCCGCCTTGGGACTAGCAATTGTTTTTGGCCTGATGGGTGTGATTAACCTCGCCCATGGTGAAATGATGATGCTCGGGGCGTATACCACCTACGTCGTTCAAAATGTGGCCAAGGGCTGGGGTGAGCCTTGGACCACCCTATACGTATTTCCAGCTTTATTTTTAGCCTTTGGGGTCGCGGCACTGGCCGGACTCATCCTCGAACGGGGAGTCATTCGCTTCCTTTATGGCCGCCCGCTCGAAACCTTGCTGGCCACTTGGGGCATTAGCCTGATTCTGCGCGAATCAGTCCGCAGTGCAACTTGGGGTATGGCCGCCGGGATTGGCATATTCTCCACCATCTTTTTGGGCACGCAATGGTTTCTGGGGCGAACCCGCGCAGTCGGTACAAAAATTTCTAATCGCCTCCGAGCACTGCTGTTTGGCATTGCCGGTGGCGTGAGTATTGCGATTAGTCAAATCCTCCTGAGTCAGGGCACACGTTCGTTCTGGGGCAAGTCCTGGTTTGGCAAGCGGAATATCGATGTCACGCCCCCGGCTTGGCTCCGCGGCAGTTTGAAGTTGGGGGATCTGAACTTTCCCTATGCCCGCTTATTCATCATTATTTTGATGATTGTCTGTGTGATTGGCACCTATTGGTTTCTCCAAAAATCCCGCTGGGGTTTGCGGATTCGGGCCGTGACCCAGAACCGGGAAATGAGTTCTTGCTTAGGCATTCCGACCAATACCGTTGATGCCTTAACCTTTGCCTTAGGTTCCGGGCTGGCCGGTATTGCCGGTTGTGCCGTGACGTTCTTGGGGTCCGTGGGGCCAAACCTCGGCAGCAACTATATTGTCGATGCCTTTATGGTCGTCGTGGTCGGCGGGGTGGGAAAACTCGTGGGCACGATAGTCGCCTCCATGATCATCGGCGTCACCAGTTATCTGATCGGCTCTGGCACCATTCCGTTTGTCTTAAGCAGTTGGAACGCCGAATTGTTCAAACCCGTGATTGATGTGATGAACTTCTTCGCCACCTCGAGCATGGCCAAGGTGCTGATTTTTGCTTTGATTATTCTGTTCTTACAGGTTCGACCGGCGGGATTATTCCCCCAGAAAGGTCGTTCTGTTGACGCATAG